One region of Streptococcus parasanguinis genomic DNA includes:
- the typA gene encoding translational GTPase TypA — MTKLREDIRNVAIIAHVDHGKTTLVDELLKQSHTLDERKELQERAMDSNDLEKERGITILAKNTAVAYNGTRINIMDTPGHADFGGEVERIMKMVDGVVLVVDAYEGTMPQTRFVLKKALEQDLVPIVVVNKIDKPSARPEEVVDEVLELFIELGADDDQLEFPVVYASAINGTSSLSDDPADQEHTMAPIFDTIIDHIPAPVDNSDEPLQFQVSLLDYNDFVGRIGIGRVFRGTVKVGDQVTLSKLDGTTKNFRVTKLFGFFGLERREIQEAKAGDLIAISGMEDIFVGETITPTDAVEALPILHIDEPTLQMTFLVNNSPFAGREGKWVTSRKVEERLQAELQTDVSLRVDPTDSPDKWTVSGRGELHLSILIETMRREGYELQVSRPEVIIKEIDGVQCEPFERVQIDTPEEYQGSVIQSLSERKGEMLDMISTGNGQTRLVFLVPARGLIGYSTEFLSMTRGYGIMNHTFDQYLPVIPGEIGGRHRGALVSIDNGKATTYSIMSIEERGTIFVNPGTEVYEGMIIGENSRENDLTVNITKAKQMTNVRSATKDQTAVIKTPRILTLEESLEFLNDDEYMEVTPESIRLRKQILNKAEREKANKKKKSAAAE; from the coding sequence ATGACAAAATTAAGAGAAGATATTCGTAACGTTGCGATCATTGCCCACGTTGACCATGGTAAAACAACCTTGGTAGACGAATTGTTGAAACAATCGCACACCTTGGATGAACGTAAAGAATTGCAAGAACGTGCAATGGACTCAAACGATCTTGAAAAAGAACGTGGGATCACGATCCTTGCTAAAAATACAGCCGTTGCTTATAACGGAACTCGAATCAATATCATGGACACACCAGGACACGCGGACTTTGGTGGAGAAGTGGAACGGATCATGAAAATGGTCGATGGGGTTGTACTGGTCGTAGATGCCTACGAGGGAACCATGCCTCAGACGCGTTTCGTATTGAAAAAAGCCTTGGAACAAGATCTTGTTCCGATCGTTGTTGTCAATAAAATCGATAAACCATCTGCTCGTCCAGAAGAAGTTGTAGACGAAGTTCTTGAACTGTTCATCGAATTAGGTGCGGATGATGACCAATTGGAATTCCCAGTTGTTTATGCATCAGCGATCAACGGAACCTCTTCACTTTCAGATGATCCAGCTGATCAAGAGCACACAATGGCACCGATCTTTGATACCATCATTGATCACATCCCAGCTCCAGTTGATAACTCAGATGAGCCTCTTCAATTCCAAGTATCCCTGCTTGATTACAACGACTTCGTTGGACGTATCGGTATCGGACGTGTCTTCCGTGGTACTGTAAAAGTTGGGGACCAAGTAACCCTTTCTAAATTGGATGGAACGACTAAGAACTTCCGTGTTACCAAACTCTTTGGTTTCTTTGGTTTAGAACGTCGTGAAATTCAAGAGGCTAAAGCGGGTGACTTGATTGCTATCTCTGGTATGGAAGATATCTTCGTTGGAGAAACCATCACACCGACAGACGCAGTTGAAGCTCTTCCAATCCTTCACATCGATGAGCCAACGCTTCAAATGACCTTCTTGGTCAACAACTCACCATTTGCTGGTCGCGAAGGGAAATGGGTAACCTCACGTAAAGTCGAAGAACGCTTGCAAGCGGAATTGCAAACAGACGTCTCTCTTCGTGTTGACCCAACTGACTCACCTGATAAATGGACAGTTTCAGGACGTGGGGAATTGCACTTGTCTATCTTGATCGAAACCATGCGTCGTGAAGGATACGAATTGCAAGTATCTCGTCCAGAAGTTATTATCAAGGAAATTGATGGTGTCCAATGTGAACCATTTGAGCGCGTGCAAATCGACACACCAGAAGAATACCAAGGATCTGTTATCCAAAGCCTTTCTGAACGTAAGGGTGAAATGTTGGATATGATCTCAACTGGTAACGGTCAAACTCGTTTGGTCTTCCTTGTTCCAGCGCGTGGTTTGATTGGATACTCAACAGAGTTCTTGTCAATGACACGTGGTTACGGAATCATGAACCACACCTTTGATCAATACTTGCCAGTGATTCCAGGAGAAATCGGTGGACGTCACCGTGGTGCTCTTGTTTCAATCGATAACGGAAAAGCAACCACTTACTCTATTATGTCTATCGAAGAACGTGGTACGATCTTTGTCAATCCAGGTACAGAAGTTTACGAAGGAATGATCATTGGTGAAAACTCTCGTGAGAACGACTTGACCGTAAACATTACGAAAGCAAAACAAATGACCAACGTTCGTTCCGCTACTAAGGACCAAACAGCGGTTATCAAGACTCCTCGTATCTTGACCTTGGAAGAATCTCTTGAGTTCTTGAACGACGATGAGTACATGGAAGTAACACCGGAATCTATCCGTTTGCGGAAACAAATCTTGAACAAAGCAGAACGCGAAAAAGCAAATAAAAAGAAAAAATCAGCAGCTGCTGAATAA
- a CDS encoding DUF3165 family protein produces MVYFILGILILLFYLFMTPKSIRGTLNSVTMVVLIVSIIVLTCLAIFQIFQLPSEFFVGAFLAFVGYLALVDISKMTTKQKK; encoded by the coding sequence ATGGTCTATTTTATCTTAGGGATTTTGATTCTCCTTTTTTACCTTTTTATGACCCCCAAAAGTATTCGTGGTACCTTAAACAGTGTCACAATGGTGGTCTTGATCGTCTCCATTATCGTACTGACTTGTCTGGCCATTTTTCAGATATTCCAACTACCGTCTGAGTTTTTTGTCGGTGCCTTTCTCGCCTTTGTTGGCTACCTGGCTTTGGTGGATATTTCCAAAATGACGACCAAACAGAAAAAATAA
- the murD gene encoding UDP-N-acetylmuramoyl-L-alanine--D-glutamate ligase produces MKFVKQFENKKVLVLGLAKSGESAARLLDRLGAIVTVNDGKPFEENPAAQSLLEEGIKVVTGGHPLELLDEDFAVMVKNPGIPYSNPMVEKALEKGIPVLTEVELAYLISDAPIIGITGSNGKTTTTTMIGEVLTAAGQGGLLSGNIGFPASQVAQTATEKDVLVMELSSFQLMGIEAFHPEIAVITNLMPTHIDYHGSFENYVAAKWNLQKNMTEKDVIVLNFNQDLTKELATKTKARVLPFSTVEKVDGAYLEDGLLKFKGEVVMRADELGVPGSHNVENALATIAVAKVRGVENEVIKETLSAFGGVKHRLQYVDEIQGVKFYNDSKSTNILATQKALSGFDNNKVILIAGGLDRGNEFDELVPHITGIKEMVILGESAPRVKRAADKAGVPYVDATDVADATKKAFDLASPGDVVLLSPANASWDMYPNFEVRGDEFLATVKGLK; encoded by the coding sequence ATGAAATTTGTGAAACAATTTGAAAATAAAAAGGTTCTTGTATTAGGTTTGGCGAAGTCAGGCGAGTCAGCTGCCCGTTTGTTGGATCGCTTAGGAGCGATTGTGACCGTCAATGATGGCAAACCTTTTGAAGAAAATCCAGCAGCACAAAGTTTACTGGAAGAAGGGATTAAAGTTGTGACAGGAGGTCACCCTCTGGAATTGTTGGATGAAGACTTTGCAGTCATGGTCAAAAATCCAGGAATCCCTTATTCTAATCCAATGGTTGAAAAAGCGCTTGAAAAAGGCATTCCAGTCCTCACTGAAGTGGAATTGGCCTATCTGATTTCGGATGCGCCAATTATTGGGATTACAGGATCAAACGGAAAAACGACGACGACAACCATGATCGGGGAAGTCTTGACGGCTGCCGGCCAAGGTGGTCTATTGTCTGGGAATATCGGTTTTCCAGCTAGTCAAGTTGCACAAACAGCAACAGAAAAGGATGTTCTGGTCATGGAATTGTCTTCTTTCCAATTGATGGGAATTGAAGCCTTCCATCCAGAGATTGCAGTGATTACCAACCTCATGCCAACCCATATCGACTATCATGGTTCTTTTGAAAATTATGTAGCTGCCAAATGGAATCTTCAAAAGAATATGACAGAAAAAGATGTCATTGTCTTGAACTTCAACCAAGACCTGACCAAGGAACTGGCTACAAAAACCAAGGCAAGGGTCCTTCCATTTTCAACGGTTGAAAAAGTGGACGGGGCTTATTTGGAAGATGGACTTCTCAAGTTTAAGGGAGAAGTTGTTATGCGTGCAGATGAACTGGGCGTTCCAGGTAGTCACAATGTAGAGAATGCCTTGGCAACGATTGCGGTTGCAAAAGTCCGGGGTGTGGAGAATGAGGTCATTAAAGAAACCTTGTCAGCCTTTGGAGGTGTCAAACACCGCCTTCAATATGTGGATGAAATTCAAGGTGTCAAATTCTATAATGATAGTAAATCGACTAATATTTTAGCAACACAAAAAGCCCTTTCTGGTTTTGATAACAACAAGGTGATCTTGATTGCAGGGGGGCTCGATCGTGGCAATGAATTTGATGAATTGGTGCCTCACATTACTGGCATAAAGGAAATGGTGATTCTAGGGGAATCAGCTCCTCGAGTGAAACGCGCAGCCGATAAAGCAGGCGTCCCTTATGTCGATGCGACAGATGTAGCAGATGCTACAAAGAAAGCCTTCGACTTGGCTAGCCCTGGCGATGTTGTACTACTAAGTCCTGCCAATGCCAGCTGGGATATGTATCCGAATTTTGAAGTGCGTGGGGATGAATTCCTTGCTACAGTAAAAGGGTTGAAATAA
- a CDS encoding UDP-N-acetylglucosamine--N-acetylmuramyl-(pentapeptide) pyrophosphoryl-undecaprenol N-acetylglucosamine transferase, with product MKKIMFTGGGTVGHVTLNLLLIPKFIEDGWEVHYIGDKKGIEYQEIKKSGLDVRFHSIATGKLRRYFSFQNMMDVFKVAWGTLQSIAILLRVRPQVLFSKGGFVSVPPVIAARLTRVPVYIHESDLSMGLANKIAYKFATKMYTTFEQAHGLTKSEHIGAVTKVTDHIPTTSEELEEKTKGFRKDLPTLLFVGGSAGARVFNEFVTEHKAELMQHYNIINLTGDSTLNQAEGGLYRVDYVTDQYLPMLQKADLVVTRGGANTLFELLAMNKLHLIVPLGKEASRGDQIENAQYFVDKGYAEQLQEEQLTLETFNETIQEMLKQSQVYHQAMEKSTELLSLDDFYGLLQKDISKGKDDGRQ from the coding sequence ATGAAAAAAATAATGTTTACTGGTGGGGGAACCGTGGGACATGTGACCCTTAATCTCCTCTTGATTCCAAAATTTATCGAAGATGGATGGGAAGTCCATTATATTGGAGACAAAAAAGGAATCGAATACCAAGAGATCAAAAAGTCTGGCTTAGACGTACGCTTCCATTCAATTGCAACGGGGAAATTGCGCCGCTATTTCTCTTTCCAAAATATGATGGATGTGTTCAAGGTAGCTTGGGGGACGCTCCAGTCCATTGCAATCCTGCTTCGTGTGCGCCCACAAGTTCTCTTCTCAAAAGGAGGATTTGTTTCTGTGCCACCAGTGATCGCAGCCCGACTCACGCGTGTCCCTGTCTATATCCATGAGTCGGATCTCTCAATGGGATTGGCCAATAAAATTGCTTATAAATTCGCTACCAAGATGTACACGACTTTTGAGCAAGCTCATGGTTTAACAAAGAGTGAGCATATCGGTGCGGTAACCAAGGTCACAGATCATATTCCGACAACTTCTGAAGAATTAGAAGAAAAAACAAAAGGTTTCCGAAAAGACTTGCCGACTCTTCTCTTTGTCGGAGGATCAGCTGGTGCGCGTGTCTTTAATGAATTTGTGACAGAGCACAAAGCAGAGCTCATGCAGCACTACAATATCATCAATTTGACAGGCGATTCAACATTGAATCAGGCTGAGGGCGGTTTGTATCGAGTGGATTATGTAACGGATCAGTATTTGCCAATGCTCCAGAAGGCTGATTTAGTGGTGACTAGAGGTGGGGCCAATACCTTGTTTGAACTCTTAGCTATGAACAAACTCCATTTGATTGTACCGCTAGGAAAAGAAGCCAGCCGTGGCGATCAGATTGAAAATGCCCAATATTTTGTGGATAAAGGTTATGCAGAGCAATTGCAGGAAGAGCAATTGACGCTCGAAACCTTTAATGAAACCATTCAAGAAATGTTGAAGCAAAGCCAAGTCTACCACCAAGCAATGGAAAAATCGACAGAACTCCTTTCACTAGACGATTTTTATGGTCTGCTTCAAAAAGATATCAGTAAGGGAAAAGATGACGGACGACAATAA
- a CDS encoding cell division protein FtsQ/DivIB, producing MTDDNKKTPTDDKITELSAWQKRNKEYLEKKALEKAEEAEKEETESEEAQEDEDLSEKETASVSEEESDERKESEEEDESEAEEDPEADGEGSEGEEDDPAVEELDPSEKQEKRPSFFKGLKTKKPKKEPTVAKRHIYRALPVIGISSLVALLSIYFLSPLSTQKVIEFSGNKAVDQQLLYEKSRIKEEDYTLTTFLHKSVYEQNMKTASPWIKEVHMHYQFPVTFKVNIVEHKVVAYYVTGEDHYPVLENGEVVETVTPASELPSSYISLKFSDRELVRQFVQEMKSISSSITDKIVSVDLTPSKVTKDLVTITMKNDNKILVPVSQITRKLPYYKAISKQLDDDSTIDMEAGVFSYSEQSIADAKEQAEKEKAESTEKQEEHSEEASQEQNQEQNPEGENSSGNE from the coding sequence ATGACGGACGACAATAAAAAAACGCCAACGGATGACAAAATTACAGAATTGTCAGCCTGGCAAAAAAGAAACAAAGAATATTTAGAAAAAAAAGCGCTTGAAAAAGCGGAAGAAGCTGAAAAAGAGGAAACTGAAAGCGAAGAAGCACAAGAAGACGAAGACCTTTCAGAAAAAGAAACAGCTTCCGTCTCAGAGGAAGAATCTGACGAACGAAAAGAGTCTGAAGAGGAAGATGAATCTGAGGCCGAAGAGGATCCAGAAGCAGATGGAGAAGGTTCAGAAGGAGAAGAGGATGATCCGGCTGTAGAGGAGCTAGATCCTTCAGAGAAGCAAGAGAAAAGGCCTTCATTCTTTAAAGGCTTAAAGACGAAAAAGCCAAAGAAGGAACCGACAGTGGCAAAACGCCATATCTATCGTGCCCTTCCGGTTATCGGAATCAGCTCGCTTGTCGCCCTTCTCTCCATCTATTTTTTAAGTCCCTTGTCCACACAGAAAGTGATTGAATTTTCAGGGAACAAAGCGGTTGATCAGCAACTCTTGTATGAAAAAAGTCGCATTAAGGAAGAAGATTATACTCTGACGACCTTCCTTCATAAATCGGTCTATGAACAAAATATGAAAACGGCTAGTCCATGGATCAAAGAGGTTCACATGCATTATCAATTTCCTGTGACCTTTAAAGTCAATATCGTGGAACACAAAGTGGTTGCCTATTATGTGACCGGAGAAGACCACTATCCAGTATTGGAAAATGGAGAAGTCGTTGAGACAGTAACTCCAGCTTCGGAATTGCCGTCCTCCTATATTAGCTTGAAATTCTCAGATCGAGAATTGGTTAGACAATTTGTCCAAGAAATGAAGTCTATTTCTTCTTCCATTACGGATAAAATTGTTTCGGTTGATCTGACACCGAGCAAGGTCACCAAGGATCTGGTGACCATCACCATGAAAAACGATAATAAAATCTTGGTGCCTGTTTCCCAAATTACCCGCAAGCTTCCTTATTATAAAGCCATTAGTAAGCAATTAGATGATGATTCGACTATCGATATGGAGGCTGGAGTTTTCAGCTATAGTGAACAATCCATCGCAGATGCCAAAGAGCAAGCTGAAAAAGAAAAGGCTGAAAGTACAGAAAAGCAAGAAGAACATTCTGAGGAAGCAAGCCAAGAACAGAATCAAGAACAGAATCCAGAAGGAGAAAATTCTTCTGGGAATGAGTAA
- the ftsA gene encoding cell division protein FtsA — translation MARDGFFTGLDIGTSSIKVLVAEHVNGEMNVIGVSNAKSAGVKDGIIVDIEAASNAIKTAISQAEEKAGISINLVNVGLPANLLQIEATQGMIPVTSDSKEITDADVENVVKSALTKSMTPDREVITFIPEEFTVDGFQGIRDPRGMMGIRLEMRGLLYTGPRTILHNLRKTVERAGLQVENIIISPLAMIKTVLNEGEREFGATVIDMGGGQTTVASVRSQELQFTNIYQEGGDYVTKDISKVLKTSQKLAEGLKFNYGEAYVPSAGNEVFHVEVIGEVEPVEVTEKYLAEIISARIKHIFEQIKQDLERRHLLDLPGGIVIIGGGAILPGVEELAQEVFGVNVKLFVPNQIGIRNPAFAHVISLSEYAGNLTDVDIIAQAAVHGDEVLRQQPIQFDRPVQPQVQPQPAAPAQPVVPAYNAEKIESPVDTQEIPAASNDSKQEPKTTFTDRMKNLIGNMFD, via the coding sequence ATGGCTAGAGACGGCTTTTTTACAGGTTTAGATATCGGTACTAGTTCAATAAAAGTATTGGTGGCAGAACATGTCAATGGAGAAATGAATGTAATTGGAGTCAGCAATGCAAAAAGTGCTGGCGTCAAAGATGGAATTATAGTAGATATCGAAGCTGCTTCAAATGCAATTAAAACTGCAATCAGCCAAGCTGAAGAAAAAGCAGGGATTTCAATCAATCTAGTCAATGTTGGGTTGCCTGCAAACTTACTACAAATCGAAGCAACTCAAGGAATGATTCCAGTCACAAGTGATTCGAAAGAAATCACAGATGCAGATGTTGAGAATGTTGTCAAATCTGCACTCACAAAAAGTATGACACCGGATCGTGAAGTAATCACCTTCATTCCTGAGGAATTCACAGTTGATGGTTTCCAAGGAATCCGCGATCCACGTGGAATGATGGGGATCCGACTTGAAATGCGTGGCCTTCTTTATACAGGACCTCGTACAATCTTGCACAATTTGCGTAAAACAGTCGAACGTGCAGGCTTACAAGTTGAAAACATCATCATTTCACCGCTTGCGATGATCAAAACAGTCTTGAATGAAGGCGAACGTGAATTCGGAGCAACGGTGATCGATATGGGTGGTGGCCAAACAACGGTGGCATCTGTTCGTAGCCAAGAACTTCAATTTACAAATATCTACCAAGAAGGTGGCGATTATGTTACCAAAGATATTTCTAAAGTATTGAAAACTTCTCAAAAATTGGCAGAAGGCTTGAAGTTCAACTATGGTGAAGCCTATGTGCCATCTGCTGGAAACGAAGTCTTCCATGTAGAAGTCATCGGTGAAGTAGAGCCAGTTGAAGTGACTGAGAAGTACTTAGCTGAAATCATTTCAGCACGTATCAAACACATCTTTGAGCAAATCAAACAAGACCTTGAGAGAAGACATCTGTTGGATCTTCCTGGTGGTATTGTGATTATCGGTGGAGGAGCGATCCTTCCTGGTGTTGAAGAATTGGCTCAAGAAGTCTTTGGTGTAAATGTGAAATTGTTTGTTCCAAATCAAATTGGAATTCGCAATCCAGCTTTTGCCCATGTAATTAGCTTGTCTGAATATGCAGGCAATTTGACAGATGTGGATATTATTGCTCAAGCTGCGGTTCATGGAGACGAAGTCTTGCGTCAACAACCGATTCAATTTGATCGTCCAGTGCAACCACAAGTACAACCACAACCTGCTGCTCCAGCACAACCGGTAGTACCTGCATACAATGCTGAGAAGATTGAATCTCCAGTGGATACTCAAGAAATTCCAGCAGCAAGCAATGATAGCAAACAAGAACCAAAAACTACATTCACAGACCGAATGAAAAATTTGATCGGTAATATGTTTGATTAA
- the ftsZ gene encoding cell division protein FtsZ, with translation MTFSFDTAAAQGAVIKVIGVGGGGGNAINRMIDEGVAGVEFIAANTDVQALSSAKAETVIQLGPKLTRGLGAGGQPEVGRKAAEESEEVLTEALQGADMVFITAGMGGGSGTGAAPVIARIAKAVGALTVAVVTRPFGFEGSKRGNFAIEGINELREHVDTLLIISNNNLLEIVDKKTPLLEALSEADNVLRQGVQGITDLITSPGLINLDFADVKTVMENKGNALMGIGVGSGEERVIEAARKAIYSPLLETTIDGAEDVIVNVTGGLDMTLIEAEEASEIVNQAAGHGVNIWLGTSIDESLKDEIRVTVVATGVRQDKVERVSGIASSQRPYKTGPREQRPQAAPFDREFDLKQDVELPTTPSRPAVEPNRGSAFGDWDIRRENIVRQTEPTSTHQVDRYVDSSSDDDELETPPFFRNR, from the coding sequence ATGACATTTTCATTTGACACAGCAGCGGCACAAGGTGCAGTAATTAAAGTAATCGGTGTCGGTGGCGGTGGCGGTAACGCCATCAATCGTATGATTGACGAAGGCGTTGCCGGTGTAGAATTCATCGCAGCTAATACAGATGTTCAAGCACTTTCAAGTGCAAAAGCTGAAACAGTTATCCAATTGGGTCCAAAATTGACTCGTGGATTGGGTGCTGGAGGTCAACCTGAAGTTGGTCGTAAGGCAGCTGAAGAAAGCGAAGAAGTGTTAACAGAAGCTTTGCAAGGTGCAGACATGGTCTTCATCACTGCAGGGATGGGTGGAGGATCTGGTACAGGTGCTGCACCAGTCATCGCTCGTATTGCAAAAGCAGTAGGTGCTTTGACAGTAGCCGTTGTCACTCGTCCATTCGGGTTTGAAGGTTCAAAACGTGGCAACTTCGCTATTGAAGGGATCAACGAACTTCGCGAACATGTAGATACCTTGTTGATTATTTCTAATAACAACTTGCTTGAAATTGTAGACAAGAAGACACCACTTCTTGAAGCTTTGAGTGAAGCAGATAACGTTCTTCGTCAAGGTGTTCAAGGGATCACTGACTTGATCACAAGTCCTGGATTGATCAACCTTGACTTTGCAGACGTGAAGACTGTTATGGAAAACAAAGGAAATGCCCTCATGGGTATTGGTGTTGGTAGCGGTGAAGAACGCGTTATCGAAGCGGCTCGTAAAGCCATTTACTCTCCACTTCTTGAAACTACAATTGATGGTGCAGAAGACGTGATCGTCAACGTAACAGGTGGTTTGGATATGACATTGATCGAAGCTGAAGAAGCTTCAGAAATTGTGAACCAAGCTGCAGGTCACGGAGTGAACATCTGGTTGGGTACATCTATTGATGAATCTCTTAAAGATGAAATCCGCGTGACGGTTGTTGCAACTGGTGTCCGTCAAGACAAGGTAGAACGCGTTAGCGGAATTGCTTCCTCACAACGTCCTTATAAAACAGGACCACGTGAACAACGCCCACAAGCTGCACCATTTGACCGTGAATTTGATTTGAAACAAGATGTTGAATTGCCAACAACTCCAAGTCGTCCAGCGGTAGAACCAAACCGTGGCTCAGCCTTTGGTGATTGGGATATTCGTCGTGAGAATATCGTTCGCCAAACTGAACCAACATCAACACATCAAGTTGATCGTTACGTAGATTCATCTTCAGATGATGATGAATTGGAAACACCACCATTCTTCCGGAATCGTTAA
- a CDS encoding YggS family pyridoxal phosphate-dependent enzyme: MNLVENADLVRQQVETARNKANRQDQVNVIAVTKYVDVATTEALVKTGIQHIGENRVDKFLEKYQALKEYDLTWHLIGSLQRRKVKDVINLVDYFHALDSVKLAQEIQKRAEHPIKCFLQVNISGEESKHGFAPDELDDVLAEIAQLDKIEIVGLMTMAPFEASQEELQDIFSKTHQLQKQLEKKQLKNMPFSELSMGMSRDFEVAIANGATYVRIGTSFFK; encoded by the coding sequence ATGAATCTGGTAGAGAATGCTGATCTTGTTCGGCAACAAGTAGAAACAGCAAGAAACAAAGCTAACCGTCAAGATCAAGTTAATGTGATAGCTGTTACCAAGTATGTGGATGTTGCCACAACAGAAGCACTGGTGAAAACAGGTATCCAACATATCGGTGAAAATCGTGTCGATAAATTCCTAGAAAAGTATCAAGCTCTAAAAGAGTATGACCTCACTTGGCACTTGATTGGGAGCCTCCAACGGCGGAAAGTAAAAGACGTGATTAATCTCGTCGATTACTTTCATGCCTTGGATTCGGTGAAGCTGGCTCAAGAAATTCAAAAGCGAGCAGAACACCCGATCAAGTGTTTCCTCCAAGTGAACATTTCTGGTGAAGAAAGTAAGCATGGATTTGCACCCGATGAACTGGATGATGTTTTAGCGGAAATCGCACAGCTGGACAAAATTGAAATTGTTGGTTTAATGACGATGGCTCCTTTTGAGGCTAGTCAAGAAGAGTTGCAGGATATTTTTTCAAAAACTCACCAACTTCAGAAACAACTAGAAAAGAAACAATTAAAAAATATGCCTTTTTCAGAACTAAGTATGGGTATGAGTCGTGACTTTGAAGTAGCCATTGCGAACGGAGCGACTTATGTAAGAATTGGGACATCATTTTTTAAATAG
- a CDS encoding cell division protein SepF: MSLKDKFNNFIDYFTEDGEEVEVREAKAAGAETQPVPQPQPTPQVTSSRPQISQREPVKPKPTPVAPVTTPVSTAAVKEPVSTTKNTSENITRLHERQRELAANRANTDEKITIDVRYPRKYEEATEIVDLLLSNESILIDFQYMTEVQARRCLDYLDGARYVLAGNLRRVASTMYLLTPINVVVNIEDIRLPNDVEVTEFDYDMKRNR; the protein is encoded by the coding sequence ATGTCATTAAAAGATAAATTTAACAACTTTATTGACTACTTCACAGAAGACGGTGAAGAAGTAGAAGTTCGCGAGGCAAAAGCAGCTGGGGCGGAAACACAACCAGTTCCACAGCCACAGCCGACTCCTCAAGTGACTTCTTCACGTCCACAGATTAGTCAAAGAGAACCAGTAAAACCAAAACCGACTCCTGTCGCACCTGTTACGACTCCAGTGTCTACAGCGGCAGTGAAGGAACCTGTTTCAACAACGAAAAATACATCTGAAAATATTACTCGCTTGCATGAACGTCAACGTGAATTGGCTGCTAATCGTGCGAATACAGATGAAAAGATTACCATTGATGTACGCTATCCCCGCAAATACGAGGAAGCGACTGAAATTGTTGATCTATTACTATCTAATGAGAGTATCTTGATTGACTTCCAATATATGACTGAAGTACAAGCACGTCGTTGTTTAGATTATTTGGATGGGGCTCGTTATGTTTTAGCAGGAAATCTTCGTCGTGTTGCAAGTACCATGTACTTGTTGACTCCAATTAATGTAGTCGTTAACATTGAAGATATCCGCCTTCCAAATGATGTGGAAGTGACAGAATTTGACTATGATATGAAACGTAATCGTTAA
- a CDS encoding YggT family protein, with translation MVIFQYLSNIIQIYSIILVIYALLSWFPGAPQSTLGQMVHRLVEPFLSLFRKLPLQFGGLDFTVLVALLVLNLMNQLLARLFLLLIG, from the coding sequence ATGGTTATCTTTCAATACTTATCAAATATCATTCAAATCTATTCCATCATTCTTGTCATCTATGCCTTACTATCTTGGTTCCCTGGGGCACCTCAGAGTACTCTTGGACAAATGGTTCACCGCCTAGTTGAACCATTTTTGAGCCTTTTTAGAAAGTTACCATTGCAGTTTGGGGGCTTGGATTTTACAGTTCTAGTAGCACTTTTGGTCTTGAACTTGATGAATCAGTTATTAGCCCGCTTGTTCCTACTTTTGATTGGATAG